AGGCCATGAGGCTTTTGGCAAAACGCATAGGTACTTTCCACTAATCCGGAAAGAAGATTACAGAAAAAAGTTCGTAAACAGCGCTATTGCCGATTATTATGACGATTCCTATAAAAGCATCGTATCCCACTTTGCAAAGGAAGAAAAAATTTCAATCGAAGAACTTAAGGAAATTATTGACCTAATTGAAAAGCGTAACTAAATGGAATCTTTTATTATTTATCTTTTAAAATCTAGTGGATTACTCTGTTTATTCTTCTTAACCCATCAGTTACTGTTAAAAAGGGAAACCCTATTTGTCTTCAACAGGATTTATCTAATTTCAGGTTTAGGTATTTCACTATTATTACCTTTTGTTTATACTGTAAGGACCATTTCTTTAGAATATTCTCCTAAAGGAGAAACTATTGCACCGGCCCTCCCAATGAACGAAATATCCTTTTCCACAAACTCTTGGCCTTTTTTCATTCTGCTCATCTATCTCTTTGGGGCATCTCTCCTTTTGTTTCGATTGATACGAGAGTTTTACCAATTACAGATTCTTTTAAAAAATGGAAGGAACGAATCACAAGGAAAATATAGTTGTGTAGAAAGTAACACCACTATATCACCCTTCTCTTTTTTTAAATGGATTGTTTATAATCCAAAACTTCATTCCAAAAGAGAATTGGACATTATTCTAGAACATGAAAAAATTCATTCAAGGCAACTTCATTCCTTGGATATCCTTTTGATGGAACTGTTTCTTATTCTTCAATGGTTTAACCCCTTCACCTGGTTATATAGAAAATCACTGAAGGAAAATTTGGAGTTTTTGGCAGATGCCCATGTTTACGAATCACAAAAAGACAAAAAAGAATATCAGTACCTATTACTAAAACAGGCCGTTGGCCAACAAAATTTATCAATCGTTAATCCATTTTTCAATTCATTAATCAAAAAACGAATCGTCATGATCAATCAAAATCCATCTAAGAAATTAAAAGCACTAAGAAGTCTATTCATTGTACCTTTTCTGGCTATTTTCCTACTCAGTTTTAACGTTAGGACCAAGTACACGTTCAAGGATACACAACAAAATGTATCCCAGGACAACATCATAGAACTCATTATTGAAAAAACTACAACGGACAAAGAGCTTGTAAAGATTAAAAACGACCTTAAGAAGGACAATATCGACTTCTCGTATACCACAGTACGAAACGAAGACGGAGAAATTTCCTCCTTATCCATACAGGTCTCCGGAAACAATAAAAATGGTACAGAATTCAGCAGTAGCCATAATTCGCAATCGGATAATGACACTATTGACCCAACCTACATTATTATTGATACGGATAACTATAGTATTTCCATAGGCAATGGAAAGAACAACATTCTCCATAAAAGCGAGCATTCAAGTGTATGGATTCAAAAATCCGATGATGCAGAGGGACAAAACGAAATCATCATTAAGAAAATCGACGGTAAAAAACACATAACCATAAATGGTGAAGAAGTATCAGATGAAGATTTAAAAGAAATGGATATCCATGTGGATGACGATTCATTTATACTTATTGATAAGAATGATGAAAATGATTCGAAAGAAAATGTGGTTATCAGAAAGGTGTCCCCAGGTTCCTCCAAACACGTGATTATAAAATCCAATCCCGATGCGGATCATGATGTGGAAATTATTGAAAAAGAGTCCGACGGATTTTTCTTTTTAGATACTGATGGAGATAAAGAACCTATGTTCCTCATTGACGGTAAAGTGAGTACCGAAAAACAGGTTAAAAAACTAGACCCAGGAAACATAAAATCCATTAATGTTATAAAAGGTTCAAAAGCTGTAAAAAAACATGGTAAAAAAGCTGCCAATGGGGTTATTGAAATAACTACCAAATAGGGAAGAGCAACCTTTACTGGACAACTTATTTAGACCGAACCGATTACATGTTCTATTCCATGTAATGGGTTCGGTTTTTTTGTACGCGAAAAAATGAAATCGGATAAAATCAAAGAAATTTTAATGAAAATACCCTACACTTTTTAGCGACCTTCCTTTTTATCCCTACAAAAGTTAAAAAATATAACTTGTTATTCAATAAATACCTACACTTTATTACTTACTCGTAGACAGTGTACAAAATAATATAACACATATTATCATTTAACTTACACTTTTGTATTCAATTGTATCGATTTAACTAAAATCCCTTGTATGGAATGGAAACTCCATTATATATTATTCAAATAATCGATTATAAACAACAATTGTATAACCTAAAACTATAAAAATGATCACTGTCATAAAGCTCATATTGTATCTCATCGTAAGCCTTATTTTGTACAACCTTTAAAACCTGAAAAACCATGTTAACATTTATAGGAATTTTTATTATCATATTTGGATTGCTAAGTTTTTTGGCAAAACCTTTACTTGGAAACACTAAAATTACGGGGTGGATCACTCCCCAACGTAGTCTACAAATAGTATTATTAGGACTTGTTTTAAGCATTGTAACCGGTGCATTTTTTTATGCAGAACCTGGTACCGCCTATGCAGTACAATACCCTTGGGGAGGTCAAAAGGCCGTATTCAGACAGGGCATCCATACTAAAATGTGGGGCAGATTAATCCCCATTCAGTTCGAACTACCCATCAAGTATGTTATTCCAAACTCAAATGGAGAACTTGGGGAACAGAGCGAATATGCAAATGTGGATTATGCAAAATACTGGGCCTTTAGTGATGCCGTAAAAGCGAGAATAGCAACCTCAGTAGTCATCGGCATTAATACCGAGGACGACAACCAGTTTCTGTCAGTCGCAGATCGAAATAAAACGGAACAGAATATGATTCGGTCCCGTATTATTCCAAATATCGATCAGTCCATAAAGAACACCTGTAAGCTCATGGACGCCCAGGACTATATCTCAGGGCAAGCATCGGATTTTGACCGATACTTTAAGGACCAGTTGGAGAATGGCATGTACGTTTTAGAAGAGTACTCGGAAAACCAAAGCCGTGAGATAATCGGCGACAGTAGTACGGTACGAACCGTTATGAACAAGGAAAGTAAACAAAAGCGCTTCCGCATTCAAATTAAGGACGGTGAACCCGTCAGGGAAAAAGGTAACTCCCTTAAAGCCTACGGACTAACCGTAATCCAAGCTGTTGTTACGGAGATAGACTGGGAAGAAACTTTTGATAATCGCTTACAGTTGCAAAAGGAAGAAGTTGCACAGACCCAATTGGAGAAGCAACAAGCAGAGCGTGAATTTTATCGCGCCCAAAAGGAAAAAGCCCGAGGTGAAGCCGATAAAGCCGTGGAGAGAGCCCGTTTGGAAAAAGAGCAGATTCAAAAAACGATTGCTGCGGAAACCGAAGCCAAAGTCGCTGAATTCAATTTGACCAAGGAGAAGAAGCAGTATGAAGTAGAGAAGTTCAAGGCGTTGAGCAAAAAAGTTGCTGCGGATGCGGAGTCTTATCAAAATGCCAAATTGGTTTCTGCCGGTCTTACCCCACAAGAGCGCGCTGAATGGGAGTACAAAACTTCCGTATATGTTGCACGGGAACTAAAAGACCTGAGTCTTCCCGAAATATTTATTGAAGGAGGAACGAAAAAGGCCAGTGATGGCAATTTATTACAGTCACTCATCGGTGCCGATTTAGCCAAAAAAATGATGGACGGCAAAAAGGAGCAGTAACAAACTCACTTTCAAAGATTGCGGTTTAAAACCGCAATCTTTTTTTATGTATGTTTGCTAAAATCAACGTTTTGAAGAAAAGTTTCTTTAAATTTTTAGCAAAGTTGAATAAGGCAATACTTCCCTCCTATTCAGAGAAACAACTGGATTTATCCAAGGCGAGTAAATTTCAACTGGCGATTATCGGGTGGAGATACTATGTTACCACCCGCGCTTTAGATTAGTAGGTAATCAAGGATTTTACCTCAAAAGGTTTGATTTTCTCCCTACCGTTGAGAAAAGAAAGTTCTATCAAAAAATTACACTGCACGATGATACCTCCCAATTTTTCAACCAATTTGGTGGTTGCCAAAGCGGTTCCACCTGTCGCTAAAACATCATCATGAATTAAAACCCTATCCCCTTTGGTAATACCGTCCACGTGAATCTCCAAGGTATCTGTACCATATTCTAAATTATAAGATTCGCTCAAGGTCTTATAAGGTAATTTTCCAGGTTTCCTAATGGGTACGAATCCAGCTTCTAATCGGTCCGCTAGCATAGGTCCAAAAATAAAACCCCTACTTTCCATGCCAATGACTTTGTCTATACCCTCCTTTTTCAAGTCCTTAAGAAGGCAGTCAGCAGCACTACTTAAAGCCTCATGATTCTGTAATAAGGGAGTTATATCTTTAAACATGACTCCCGGTTTTGGGAAATCTGGCACATCTCTTATATAGCTTTTAAAATCCATGTATTATAAAGGGTCTTAATTTTGTGGTAAATGTAAAAAGAAATATATTTGCACCCCGCTTTAGGGAAAATTGAAAAAATGGCCTCGTGGCGCAACTGAATAGCGCATCTGATTACGGCTCAGAAGGTTACAGGTTTGAATCCTGTCGAGGTCACTAGGAGGAAACTCCAAATAGAGGGAAAACCTTGCAAAATCTATGATTTGCAGGGTTTTGTCGTTTTTTGGACCATCATTTTAATTTGATTTGGTTTCAATTCTTAAAAATTCACAAACTAAAATGCCAAGGCTGAACTTTTTAAACGGATTACCGTAAATGGTAAGTGCGCGAATATCGGCCTAAAAAGAAGAGCCCCGTACATCAATGAGATGTTAACGCCAAAAAAGTCCTAGGTAATTAGTCCGTGGCCAAGCAAACCAACTATCACATTGGTCAGGTCCAATCAAGAATTTACAATATCTACCAAGAGCTTAAATATAAAAATGGGCTCATCACCACCCAATTGAGCCAATGATTTGATTTTATGTGGGGTAAAAAACGGGGACACTTTAAAAAGAGTAAGTATTCGACATAAACTAACTTAAAAATTCAAAAAATATCTTATATTTAATTTCGAAAAAAACTAATTAACTTTCTAATTATATAAAATGAAAAATTTATTCTTTCTTTTCATTGTGTTTTCTTTTGTTTCATGCAAGCAAAAAATGACCAATAGAGAAACAACCAGTGAAGTCGATGTTACCCCTGAAAGCGATGAGGTCGAAATAATAGATGTCCACTCCCATTTTCAAAAGGACCGGGACTATTTTATCGATTTCATGAAGAATCGTAAGATGAAAACGATTTTGGTGGATGTTGCAATGCATAACGCTACAGACTCTAGCAAAGTTGAACGCAGTTGGGACGACTATGTGGCCTTAGCAGAAAAGCACCCAAATCTTTTTTGGCTATGTTCCTCTTTAATGGGCCTAGGAATCGATGAGCCCGATTTTGCCCAAAAAGAAATAGAGCGCCTAAAAAAGGAAATTGCCCAAGGCGCACGCATGGTCAAGGTCTGGAAAAACTTTGGAATGGTCACAAAGGACAATTCAGGCAAATACATTCAAATAGATGATCCCAGACTTCAGCCTATTTGGGATTTTCTAAAGGAACAAAACATACCTGTCATGGCACATATAGCAGAACCCGTACAAGCCTGGAGACCACTAAATCCCAATAGCCCTCATTTTGGCTATTATAGCGACCATCCAGAATACCATGCCTATAATTTCCCCAAGATACCCTCTTATGAGACCATCATAGCCGCAAGGGACAATTGGATTTCGAAAAATCCCGATTTACAAATCTTATGTGCCCATATAGGAAGTATGTCTCATGATGTCGATATGGTCGCGGAACGTTTAGATAACTACCCGAACATTAAAGTGGAATTAGCAGCAAGATTCGGGGACCTTGCCGCCCAAGATTCTAAAAAAGTAAGGGCATTTATGGAAAAATATCAAGATCGTATCCTCTTTGGTACCGACTTTGGAAACAGTACAAATCAGCTAGACCTAAATGTCGAGGAACTAACTCGCGAAAAAGAGGACTTGGCAGCAGATTATGATTTGTTGCGCACCTATTTAAGTACTTCCGATTCGGTATTGATAAGGGGGCAGTCCAATGTTGGTCTTTCCCTACCGAAGGAAGTACTCGAAAAAATATATGTTACCAATGCAATGGACTTGTTGAAACTCAAGTAAGGCCATTATCCGAATGTCATCATTGTCAACCAATCAAAATTAAACGTTGTACCGTCCTACACCCGAACCCTTCCGGAAGTATCCGGATATCGATTGTAATATTCCGGTGTCGTTACTGAAATGTAGAGCAACCCGAAGAATTGACTTAAAAAATTGTATTTTTATCCATGCACTTAATTGACCGATTTCCCCTGTTTTTAATCACATTAATGGGATTAACCCCAGTATTTTCGCAAAATGAAAGCTTAAAGGACTTCACCCAGACCATTGAAGGTTCCAAACTGGAAATAGAAATGGTTGCGATACCATCAGGACGTTTTAACATGGGGAGTCCTGCTTCAGAAGAACACCGCAATTCGGATGAAGGGCCAGTCCATGAGGTATCCCTTAACTCCTTTTGGATTTCGAAATATGAAATTACATGGGAGTTGTACAATCTTTTTGTAAATCGGGCCATCGATGGTAACAATGACCCTAACATCGCTACAGATGTAAATATCGAT
This window of the Maribacter cobaltidurans genome carries:
- a CDS encoding BlaI/MecI/CopY family transcriptional regulator encodes the protein MQKLTNKEEEVMKILWSLEKAFVKEIMEEIEGEKPHYNTLSTIVRNLEEKEYVGHEAFGKTHRYFPLIRKEDYRKKFVNSAIADYYDDSYKSIVSHFAKEEKISIEELKEIIDLIEKRN
- a CDS encoding M56 family metallopeptidase, translated to MESFIIYLLKSSGLLCLFFLTHQLLLKRETLFVFNRIYLISGLGISLLLPFVYTVRTISLEYSPKGETIAPALPMNEISFSTNSWPFFILLIYLFGASLLLFRLIREFYQLQILLKNGRNESQGKYSCVESNTTISPFSFFKWIVYNPKLHSKRELDIILEHEKIHSRQLHSLDILLMELFLILQWFNPFTWLYRKSLKENLEFLADAHVYESQKDKKEYQYLLLKQAVGQQNLSIVNPFFNSLIKKRIVMINQNPSKKLKALRSLFIVPFLAIFLLSFNVRTKYTFKDTQQNVSQDNIIELIIEKTTTDKELVKIKNDLKKDNIDFSYTTVRNEDGEISSLSIQVSGNNKNGTEFSSSHNSQSDNDTIDPTYIIIDTDNYSISIGNGKNNILHKSEHSSVWIQKSDDAEGQNEIIIKKIDGKKHITINGEEVSDEDLKEMDIHVDDDSFILIDKNDENDSKENVVIRKVSPGSSKHVIIKSNPDADHDVEIIEKESDGFFFLDTDGDKEPMFLIDGKVSTEKQVKKLDPGNIKSINVIKGSKAVKKHGKKAANGVIEITTK
- a CDS encoding SPFH domain-containing protein, whose amino-acid sequence is MLTFIGIFIIIFGLLSFLAKPLLGNTKITGWITPQRSLQIVLLGLVLSIVTGAFFYAEPGTAYAVQYPWGGQKAVFRQGIHTKMWGRLIPIQFELPIKYVIPNSNGELGEQSEYANVDYAKYWAFSDAVKARIATSVVIGINTEDDNQFLSVADRNKTEQNMIRSRIIPNIDQSIKNTCKLMDAQDYISGQASDFDRYFKDQLENGMYVLEEYSENQSREIIGDSSTVRTVMNKESKQKRFRIQIKDGEPVREKGNSLKAYGLTVIQAVVTEIDWEETFDNRLQLQKEEVAQTQLEKQQAEREFYRAQKEKARGEADKAVERARLEKEQIQKTIAAETEAKVAEFNLTKEKKQYEVEKFKALSKKVAADAESYQNAKLVSAGLTPQERAEWEYKTSVYVARELKDLSLPEIFIEGGTKKASDGNLLQSLIGADLAKKMMDGKKEQ
- a CDS encoding SsrA-binding protein encodes the protein MKKSFFKFLAKLNKAILPSYSEKQLDLSKASKFQLAIIGWRYYVTTRALD
- a CDS encoding adenine phosphoribosyltransferase, with amino-acid sequence MDFKSYIRDVPDFPKPGVMFKDITPLLQNHEALSSAADCLLKDLKKEGIDKVIGMESRGFIFGPMLADRLEAGFVPIRKPGKLPYKTLSESYNLEYGTDTLEIHVDGITKGDRVLIHDDVLATGGTALATTKLVEKLGGIIVQCNFLIELSFLNGREKIKPFEVKSLITY
- a CDS encoding amidohydrolase family protein, yielding MTNRETTSEVDVTPESDEVEIIDVHSHFQKDRDYFIDFMKNRKMKTILVDVAMHNATDSSKVERSWDDYVALAEKHPNLFWLCSSLMGLGIDEPDFAQKEIERLKKEIAQGARMVKVWKNFGMVTKDNSGKYIQIDDPRLQPIWDFLKEQNIPVMAHIAEPVQAWRPLNPNSPHFGYYSDHPEYHAYNFPKIPSYETIIAARDNWISKNPDLQILCAHIGSMSHDVDMVAERLDNYPNIKVELAARFGDLAAQDSKKVRAFMEKYQDRILFGTDFGNSTNQLDLNVEELTREKEDLAADYDLLRTYLSTSDSVLIRGQSNVGLSLPKEVLEKIYVTNAMDLLKLK